A genomic region of Saccopteryx bilineata isolate mSacBil1 chromosome 1, mSacBil1_pri_phased_curated, whole genome shotgun sequence contains the following coding sequences:
- the LOC136320654 gene encoding olfactory receptor 2D3-like: protein MREENQTSVTEFIFQGLSQDPQTQVLLFFLFLIIYLLTVLGNLLIMVLIHIDCRLHAPMYFFLRNLSFADLCFSTTTVPQVLVHFLVKKKAISFAGCSTQIVVLLLVGCTECALLAVMSYDRYVAVCKPLHYSTIMTHRVCVQLAIGSWASGAFVSLVDTAFTLSLPYRGNNIINHFFCEPPALLKLASADTYSTEMAIFAMGVLILLAPVSLILVSYWHIISTVIQMQSGEGRLKVFSTCGSHLIVVVLFYGSAIFAYMRPNSKIMNKRDKMISVFYSAVTPMLNPIIYSLRNKDVKGALRKVAAKSSF, encoded by the coding sequence ATGAGAGAAGAAAACCAGACCTCTGTGACTGAATTCATCTTCCAGGGCCTTTCACAGGATCCACAGACACAAGTCctgctcttcttcctttttctgatCATCTACCTGCTAACTGTACTGGGAAATCTGCTGATCATGGTGCTCATTCACATAGACTGCAGACTCCATGCACCCATGTACTTTTTCCTTAGAAACTTGTCTTTTGCTGATCTCTGTTTTTCTACTACTACAGTCCCCCAGGTGTTAGTCCACTTCCTGGTAAAGAAGAAAGCCATTTCCTTTGCTGGCTGCTCTACCCAGATAGTTGTTTTACTTCTGGTTGGCTGTACAGAGTGTGCACTGCTGGCGGTGATGTCCTATGACCGGTATGTGGCTGTCTGCAAGCCCCTCCACTACTCCACCATCATGACACACCGGGTGTGTGTCCAGCTGGCTATAGGATCCTGGGCCAGTGGAGCATTTGTGTCTCTGGTGGACACCGCATTCACATTGAGTCTGCCCTACCGAGGAAACAATATCATTAACCATTTTTTTTGTGAACCTCCTGCACTCCTAAAGTTGGCTTCAGCAGATACCTATAGCACAGAAATGGCCATCTTTGCAATGGGTGTGCTCATCCTTCTGGCACCTGTCTCCCTGATCCTTGTCTCCTACTGGCATATTATCTCCACTGTGATTCAGATGCAgtctggggaggggaggctcAAGGTCTTCTCTACCTGTGGCTCCCATCTCATTGTTGTTGTCCTCTTCTATGGCTCAGCAATATTTGCTTACATGAGGCCAAACTCCAAGATAAtgaataaaagagataaaatgatCTCTGTGTTCTACTCAGCAGTGACACCCATGCTGAACCCCATCATCTACAGTCTGAGGAACAAGGATGTTAAAGGGGCTCTCAGGAAAGTGGCTGCAAAATCATCTTTTTGA